The Episyrphus balteatus chromosome 3, idEpiBalt1.1, whole genome shotgun sequence genome segment gaaattcgattcagcgtgcccaaaaactttaagaaagataggtctggttcctggtacatgacactttttttattttgtgtgccggtgaaaTTAGTTTatgagactttcacgttctgcattggactttttgagcattcacttgTCCATAGGGCAATGATTTGTTCggcattttttcattcatttagattttctgatccaATTCAGTtcactttgtttttgttcttgaaTTTGATGCCTTTTTCAGTGAATCTGCAAATTTTGGACACAATATTATCGAAACTtatattttgattgttttgtaatgtttatttggtgttaaattaatacaaaaagcataaaacacatgagtaatgaaatatcataattcatcactgcctctgtgtttgcaacctcattGCTTTAAACTCTACCcaacaaatttttctttgaaaatttgcaataatatcgcccatgttctgcatttcacttacatacatatttaatatGTCTCCCATAATGTGACTTcttcttatattttcttttaaattctgctttttttccattaaagttgccaataaaattgcatccatgttcaaagtagcagtaattttactttagaaacaaaataaaattggatgATCCtttagttttgacagttcgaagcattttcgaagttttcgaaatcgaccaaaggtcaatttcacgtgaaattgaaaagtgatttcaattcactctcggtcgaattgcggaacatgggcgtttatatcgaaaaaagtgatgagtatagatcaaaaactagacgtcataggaataaaagtgttttttttttaagatgactgAACACCTCGCTGTTTGTGTAAAAGGTTTGCGatacaagatttaaaaaaaaaaaacactattttgaatgtaaaaaaaaaagacagtaGTACGAAATTGTCGaaagcagtaaaatgctacaataccactttcagtaccgcagcacagcgcttttctcttgatcaaagaagaataaaaatgagagaaaaaaaaaattaaaaaattttttcagccccccccaaatttttttctggatacgccactgacagtgggtcaagtccacttccctaaaaattggattttttaagcctttttttgtctcaaataaaattgaagaaataaatttaaactcaGCTTTTAGtcttaaatgcatttttcttttcaataacataaagcaaaagttaaaaaaaaaaatacgttataAATATACtttgtaaatattttcagaTACGAATGGTATTCGTGATCGCTGCAGCTTTGCAATCAATATATTTCCTGTTATTaaaattgtgttaaaaattcattttatattacAAAACGACTATATCGTATGTCTGGCAATACAGTTTTGATAAGAAGGCAGGCTTAATGAATAATTTCAGAGTGAATGGTTGATGTTATAGAATATAGATCGTTCCCCGAAGACGCGTTACTTAACTCTCATTAAATACtaacaaaataatgttttagtaaaatttatttcacgAATTTCAATAAATGAAACGTAATAAGtgttaataaatataaattgcaTTGAACGTTAACAAAAACTATGAATTATTGGAATACATTActgaaagttttaaaaaaaccaatccCATTTCTTATAGCTAACTTCATTTTCCAATTTCGACAATTGTGTGTGATGAACATTGACTGAGCGTACAAAAACTCGTCGATTACCAATCGGTTGTAAGGATCTATAATTGTCAACCAAGGCACCATCAATGCTGTCTTGCAACTGACGGAATCTTGAGATCtgcaatgaaataaaaatgtataaggaGTAAGTATACAAGGTTTTTACCTACTACTCAAAAGCTTCGTACCTGTTTAGATGATATTGGCAGTGGTTCAGGGTAGAGAACCCATGTTATTGCTTCAGAACAGGGTGGAGTTGTAAGAgaaccttgaaaaaaaaaaaaaaacaaagaaaaaatagaaacaatttgttattatttatgtatttcaTAGATGAATCTGTCTATCACAGGTAAAACTAcctaatatattaaaaaaataattgttttgataaaaatttcattgtTATACATGGAATATTCTATATATTATTGAATTATTACATATGAGATATGACAATATATTTTATCTGCTGGAAAATTGTATAGACATTCCTGATAACAAACACCACTTATTCTTACGAGTTTGATAAATTATCGTACGGACAATAATTGGTTGAATAAATGGAAGGAAATGGAAAATACcgtttaagaatttaaaaatatgaatgttTTAAGTTAGTAGCTATATTATCAAAACCAAATTACCTAGTTCAAGATTGTCTTGTAAGCATTAAAAtatcactatggtgtatacgtactattttttgttagaaattgGAATTTAAGTGAAGTCCATAAAATATTAGTACAATTTTGTTAACATTGAACATAATTTATCGCCATCACATTAttcaccaaaaaaatattaaatttacatTTCCTCTAATGttcgatttatttatttttttatttttggtgctACACAAAATTCATTATTCTGTTTCTGTTTCGTCTTTTTCAACTCAAATGCTTGCCAATGTTTAAGTCGGATTATAGTTTTGTTGacagaaattcaaaattcaatttatatcgAACTTTTTCTGCCAATTTATTCAAAGAACAAAACCGTGAACTAGAGGCAACATAATCGCCATAATTGTTTATTGAGAACAAACAGGACATACACAAGTTGTTGTCTTAATTTTATCATCCTTTGCTCAAGAAAGTATTCTAGTACCTACAAGAAGTAAAATAAGCTTTATTTGTGGAAggtgaaaggatgtttttttgtgggagacttcataaaataattttgggatgaaatggtgtttttttcaaagaagGAGGTAATACTGTAACAATTCCTCTAAACCCAATGACTTGTTAAGAAATTAAGTGCATACATATATACTCCATATCTAATCggaacacaaaataaaatgatCCTCTCGATGAGAGGGTGCTTTTCTTGAgtgaaggaaacaaaaaaaaaaactccaaataaCATTTCCGTGTAAAATCTCTTCATTTCCCTTTGTCACATTTAATTACACTTTGTCCTATTTAATTATATCGTGGTCACAAacccaaaaccacgaatctgcaaaattgttgttttgaaaaaaacggctttaaagttttggaaactcatgcaatcAACGGAAATTAATAGTATTGGCTTCTGAGCAACAGAAGCAGGATTGGGATCAACACGtagtgaatagagggaccgacCCATTAAAGTGAAAGTGTCCAAAAATGTAGATTCACGGTTTTGGCGGTGTGCGGACGATATGGCCTTCATAAATATTTAACTCCAATCTTTATAGATTTCAATCGGGTTCTATTTTAAAAATCGGTTATTAGTAATAAATACGCATGTTCTCTTCACCCAAAAAAACATCCTTCCACCCAAtggttcattttatttttggtttatatgcCAAATTGAATACTAAACTTAATATGTCGATTAATAAAATTAGACAAAGACATATTATCTTGATTTATTCGTGTAAGAGTTTACtatgaaataaaacaactaCCACCTATTCATTTTGTATGCTTTTGTTGTAATTAATAGATACTTGCACGCTGAATCATTCTAGacgatttttacttttaattaaatCTTCTAGAGCACCTATATTCTATTTAATCAAAGTATTTCTGTAAATTCTTACTCTTTCcgatatattttgtgttttaatttacTTTGATTCATTTCAATTCTCGCAATAGTAGGTAAAtcaagattttgtttaattgtaaagtgtaaattttactCAAAGGTGAAAAACCGTAACAGCGGacagcatttttatttttaagcaaaaGTCTGAAAACTTAcaacaaaatttgtaaaaacacaaattattttttaattacgattatttaattctttaaaaaatgatttatgtttCCTAGTAAGTAAATCCTAACTAATAATGATAAATGTTGTAATCTATCATGGAGTTGGGTTTTTACACCAATATATTAAGTGACACCAATTTTTCTAATTATTAttctttaattataaaaaaaaaaaaactgaatcacaCAGTCCAGACGTGTGTTGTACCTATTATTTCAAGTTAAATTTCGACAATCAATTATAAgcgatttatttcaaaatcacGCCTTTCATTATCTGAAGTATATATTaatgcaaaacaaacaaaaaagtcttaCCTTTGTAGGTGTAGAACTTATCCAAATCAATGTGTGACAATAGCGATGATAAGGTAAATGTTGAATTCATATAAACGGATTCATTTGAATTTTCGATAAGAggcaaatatttatttattgcagCTAAGCCTTCATGGTCGGAATCATCCAgctaagaaaaattgaaaaaaaaaaaaaatatattaatcaataattataatttaatgaaaaaattaatgcaatcgTTTGAAACATTGTAGAGCTtttgacaaatttgtttattctttaccGTAAAAAAGAATCCCAAAACTGCTGCTCCATCTTTTTGTTCCAATGCATCGGccaatttttcatatttcttaTTTCGATGAACAATATGCATTTCCATAGTGTATCGAATATCATTTATCACATGTTCGGCGCCTCTATTGTTTCTGTCACCCCAATGGAAATGTACACCCTCAACCTCAAACACACCGGGCAACTTGCCACCCCTAATATAGGGATTAAATTCTCCTCCCTCTATATCTTCTTTTGAGAATTTTGGAATTGTTACTGAAACTAGAGGAAAATAATAATTGGTTAATTGTTGTGTTAACATTTATAGAGAACTTATGGTGTCCGATGTCGAAAAATAGATAACAAATCTATCCAATTATCATATTATTACATATACATACCAGTGTGGCCATTATTCATTAGCTTTAGAGGGTGTGCTAGGAGGTTGTGATACCCGATAAGGTCAATAGCAGGCATATGCAAAGGGACAGACTAAAATTACAAACATATTTAAATTGATTATACATTAATTATAGGGGAATGGGTGAGTGGTGCTGATGATTTAATTGTAACAAAATTTAAGATTAAAGACGATGTGGTTTAagcagttaaatatttaatttaatataattgcTCATACTCATACCTTGCTGTGTTGGATTGAAATCGGGGATTGGAGTTTTCCAAAACAATGTCCATGGTGTTTACCCCATCTTCTTTGGTTTGACTCCGAATATCCAAAGTGACTATTtgcaccttaaacaaaaaattaaattagtaaaTATTTTTATGGTTTGTAGTTTGTGTTTTTCTGGTTTGACTTTCGTGCTTGTGGTATTGGTTGGTTATTTTagaaacttgtttttattcgaaaatttgtttgaaaattttatttttgttaaacttctattttttttttcaaaaatgtaatagaaaaaaagaactaaattcaaagattttaaaaatctgtttcATACTTTCGTATTGTATGAAACGAGTAACGtgtaaaaaacacgtttttggattaaattttgttatttttaaaaaaggttttatgATTATAACCAGAAATAGTTTTTAAAGAATGgtataatatttttactttttcaaaaaatttggaaaaacatacttcgtttgatcctcaaaagtcaaaactaaaaagaaacatattaaagtatttttttcattgataattAAGAATAATTTAGCATATTTATCTTAAGTGTAATTATTTGAAttgtctgtaaaaaaaatacaagaacatTTAACGTATTCCAAGAATTGAATGataaaagtacgtatacgccatagtggacattcgttttttttgttaagttaacCGTTTATACGCACGTGAAAATTTTCTACCAAACCAAAGGAAATAACGTCcacaaatttttttgcaataacattattttttaatgcaaaatatttttatttgcaaatacaatttatgtattttcatgatcctgaactttgcagacaatttgtctgttgaggtttggacagccaccaaagtcacaaaactcgtctgattttaaaaaattaaacggctatcgcttcgttaaatcaaaatctaggggcgatttttttttttttttctatttatcttaacaaaaaagttatggcaaaaaaacgcaaaaaatagcacaaaattaattttaaaatgtttggactttcgtcaccactgtaataatggacccattttcaaaaaataaattcaaatcgcTTCGATTAACCAAATTCTAGGgtcgatattttttagttttttttatttgtcttaacaaaaaagttatggacaaaaaacgcaaaaaactcagcagacaaaaaaaaaataaaataaaatataatataatagcagaataaaaataataaaaaaaatagcactCGGAATAAAAATccatcaaaattttgttttgatcaaaaaaaatattttttgaagcgttattaacggtacccatcataaaaccgttttcttgattttgacGTTCTCATAAATTTTCGATAGGATGGATCTCAGTGaaaaattatcgtatcgaaaccaaaaattgattttttttgtttttaaaacaactgCTGCAAAAAAATCTCtaataaaaaattgtgattttttaaataaaaagatttttttttgcaaattcttcactgaatttttttcagtgtagaaGTTTCCGTTCAAGATAATATTTGTGctatttaaattgtttaaaagctTTTTCTGCCAAACAACAAACACAGTATTTTGAGTTCAATAGATATTTGCTGATCATTAGCAAAATCAGTAGCCGGCTTGTATGTATATAGGTTATTTAACTATCTTTAGATTCTACTATCAACACGGGTCACATAAATAAGCTTCTCAAGTGTGACAGTTAATtttctattatattttttttttcaagataaatattattgaaaatgataaattatagaaaaaaaagatttatcgTTTTCGTGTGAGacataaaagtatatttttggttttaaattttgtactcaaaatatcaatatttaaaGAGCAAAGTTTCTAATTTGAACTTTACATAGGTTATATCTTATGAGATCAGTTTTATGTGCTTGTGTatgtgtaaataaataaatacatgtaTCTATGAGATTAGCAAAAGTAGGTCGCAAAAATCTGTTTGTCTTTCTTTAATCATtgggcatacatttttttttgataagacgaaaataaattttttaattttttttgaaacggcTTCTAGGATTTTGGTAGAAATaattcagtgttttttttttgttggttgcaAGTTCTTACTTTTAGTAGGAATCACAGTAATGAAAAGTATCTccagcaaatatttttttattcactgaatttttttctcaaaaaccggTTTTGGCGCATAGGATcctatttttaaaatagaaatattatttttggatGTGTTCTGGAATACCATAAACCGATTTCaaggaaaatttttgaaaacttttttttattttttttttaaatcaattttttcaacacgGGTGGTGAATtgtcttgaaattttgttttaatttttggaaaaataatctTTTCAAAACTGCGTACCACaatttttttgagagattttggaaatgttttacctatacaaaaaattattttctaaaaactgactcaaacaattttcattcTTTGCTTAGGAAGAAATTGAATGACCTACTTCATTTGGAGATGAAAaggtttttttcgtaatttaaaaaaaaaaaacaacttttattcaaaaaaatgtattcacaaAATACAACTGCACAAAATTCAcacaaaaattgtgttttttttttcaacttcaatttttgCCGCGCTTTATCATTGTTTTGATTATAATTCCAGAGCCAATCTTTAATATCGGCTGGGAAGGTGAGAAAAAATTCGAATTGCAAACTATGGACAGATTAATTGTTGATGCtttttaatttagaatttaTGTCGTCGAAAAAAGCGATCTTGAAGATAAAGTTATGAATTTAAGCAAAAAGGATAGTCACAAGCTTTAAATTAACTCcctctttaaaaattaattttgaaacataaaaatgttcTCGCACATTCAACTTTATATATTTAACGCTTtcaattgcatatttttttctttaattaacaCAAAAATAGATAGACTATTAAATCCTAcactattaataataatttgtttatgaaaaaaaaaaaaaaaatcaaagtgtttaaataaaataaccacATGACAATTAGCTGGAAGATTCATTCCAATTTCCAATATAATCACTGTTACATAGTATCTTTCATTAGCGTGCAATATACGATATATTTACCTTTGCTTAATGATAGCAAAATAACTTGTATAATAAGTACACACTttactgatattttttttgaatatccaAACAACATTATATTTTGCACCATATTGACTTATTTCAAGAaataaacaataacaataattatAAAACTTTGAAATATCTTCACAATCAACTAAACAATtgactttcaaaaattcattgaaaacttTGATAATGATAAGAATTTTGAAGGCATATGAAGACCGTTCACCTTACTTTCTGACTTTCGGAAGAAGACTGGTTCTATCAGAATAGTTCTGATCCAATCGATTCTGTGGTtgacttttttgcaaaaaaaaaaaaatagcaaggTGTATGTTTTCTTTGCAGTTTaactactcttttttttttgataccttttaataaatttaaagaacCTAATATCGATGACGAAATTgataagatttttgtattttagttctCTTAGAATATTAAACATGCTAATTGCTTGCaagaatatatacatatattttttttttagtttagagaagCAAAGTTGCgtgattaaaataattttcatcaaattacGTGTGACGCCAGTTAAAACATAAAAGAtgttcatgaattttttttattagttctgGACGTGaggaatttaaggaaaaaagtaCTTACCTACATTCAATTCATATCAATTTAAAGACAGTTTGATTTTCGGCCAGCGGACGCTGCGCTGCTTCTCCCTGGAAGtatactttttttcttgttatagTCTGAGAAGTAGCGCcacaaagttgaaaaattgaaagtttgGCTGGGCTGTATTTAATACTGTACATAACTATGTTAAGTGATTGTTAATTCAAGTTTAGAAATAAAGTCTAATTGAAGCGCTGGAAGTGAAAACTAAAAAGCTGTTAAGCGTCAAACGCTTTAacattcttataaaaaaatttatagttgtttgttaaaaatgtattttggcgtgataacgtcttataaacgGATGAATCTAGGCTGCATTCTGCATACACGGAAAAAGTGTGACTTATCCTCACGTTCCACCAGAAATTTTAGCAGTGTGATATAGATTGCAATTCCATCTTAAAGGCCAAGTCATATGAAGCCAAGTGCAAGACAAAATCTAACATTTATTTGAAAGATTGTATCCTGAAAGTGAACTTTAAGAAAGGATTTCTACAATTAGGGTAAATAGGGATAAAATgatatggtaaaaaaaattatattccaaACGGCAgagatttgaatttttgattaataaatttgttaaaaacatGGCAAAAGGGTtggaaaaattctaaaaaatcaatACTGAGCTAAgaactgtttttattttttaactataaaatacaagttttgaaattttgcaagaaaacatttttaggggtatttttgagtGTTTATATAATAAGATTGATTTACCTACTtacactgcgcgtcacttgaatagaaacaacaatttttctttagaaaattgcgattggcgctttggcgaggtaacttagtagatttttggttttgcattttcaaagaggaacttttaacaaacaattttgtaaaaacaaaaaaacccaaaacagaaaccgtatggctactagttgcgttttttcgcattacttcacaaaaaacagtgttttttttgcgtcacttgaatagaaacaagctcttaaattagataaaaatgatgaaaaatcatggacaacactaattttaggaAAACAgtattaaactttgacattatttgcacattataactaattgtgggctacgagctaccaataggcaccacagaaaatgcatagaTAGGagctaacattggaaatgcacttgcactatgcaaaatcgcgaaagatattggaaaatttgccaaatttggatgagaatatgtatatttaaaatatcgtaaactagtgattgaataaaaaaataagtcaggtgagacccaaatcaagagcagagaaaaaaataatttataaactagctgcaattttcttcactttgccgctaaaatcggtcaaaacgtggtgttagtgcgatggtaatgtgttggtttgttccatcatggAAGTTATTAGATAAATTTGCACAACTTTAAAAGAGCCTCAAAAtgtaaaataacaacatttttagTTCTaataagattacaaaaaagttaactatttaattatattttatattttgttttgctgaattataatattattattttgtggttgtatttcttcccttataattcaaataaaaacgccattttttattttaaattttccaatatatttcgaggttcatacctcatcttcagggctaaaaatatttatttaataagcgtttttaatatataattatataaacatatacaataaaaataatttacctattataaaaactatttagttataatatacaaattatttcttcGGCTAACAACATTAATGTTTTATGATTATGATTATGATTgtgattgattttattttatttttaattttttatttttgatttttaaaatttaagaatcaaaTCTAGCAAAAATTACTGAGTAAAAAATAAAGTGattatttaacaaattaatattaatcTAAATTTAAGAGCTAACTATTAAATTATGATAAGTATTGCTGTAgtcttttttgtctgttttgaAATTACAAACAATTTCTtcattcgaactgaaaagaagtgaggtaaagagtggtttttaaaaaggaaaatataccaactcagatggaccactttaatattagtcctatttcattggtttatgaaagaataacttttatcgcatcgccaccaaagggcactaaaatgtgttatagtaatacacttagtttttatgatgtgcaatagcaaaattgaagcttcacgcttcgaaaaaagatgcaaacttttacaaagaaataatggtagaagctcttgggaagtttaggaacgtggaaaaACAACCGTCTTAGAGATTGGACAAGGATACTTccagaaaaaacaacgcaatagaaacaaaacagatgcattccagatgaaaacgaaagtttatttcacttattcaatccttaaattgtagaaaatgtcattttcttaatttgtaagaagttaccaaacacttttatcactttctccaattaggtccacgattgtgtacagtacaagtgcattttcaatgttaaattctatttatgctTTCCTatggtgcctattggtagctcgtagcccacaattagttataatgtgcaaataatgtcaaagtttaatactgctttactaaaattatttttgtccatgatttttcatcatttttatctaatttaagagcttgtttctattcaagtgacgcaaaaaaaacactgttttttgtgaagtaatgcgaaaaaacgcaactagtagccatacggtttctgttttgggttttttgtttttacaaaattgtttgttaaaagttcctctttgaaaattcaaaaccaaaaatctactaagttacctcaccaaagcgccaatcgcaaTTTTCTAAAgagaaattgttgtttctattcaagtgacgcgcagtgtataacgagaaaaaatattttcttttttgtcccAAACTTTCTGACCGATTAAGCTAGAACTACAtcgaaacacaaagtcaaaaaaattataaaaagtaaacaaaagtacaaaatatcaaaaacaattttattgatgtgacatttaaaaattaaaattatttgaaaaaattagaaactttttgtacttttttcactttgtgtttctatgtagttcaggctttacaaccatatttcatattttttattttgatagctATATGGATAAAAATCATAAGATGAATAGATAAATAGGCAACATTTCTTGTATTTTCATAGTTATATTTCTAAGAAAACCATAAAAAGATGTCTTTCTTTAACAAGTAATATTTTTAGGTATAGCacttacaaatttgatttaacattatttggcaatgttcgaattaaaaaatagaaTACCAAACTTTTTCAATTATCTTATAACGTTATCAAGTAAAATTATTGTCCGAAAACCGACTCTACGGACAACAATTTGCTTCaatatgctggcagaattttgaagacaGAATTTTGAGCCACTCGCGAAATATCAAAATAGACTCCATTTAATTGTAAAGCTGCAGTAGGATTtatcttatttaaaaacaaaaaacatataaacCTTATTTAAGTTTAGACAATCCTTTGTAGGGATATCGCTGGATACGTGATATCTTAGGGTACTGCCCATAAGTTTTTTGATTACTGTCCACAagttttcaatgaggacttttcaCAGGTCACTTCACAATTTGAAAGAATTGATTTCCAAGCCAAATCCGGGCAGTAtagtattttggaaaaatacaGAATCTGACCAAATGGTATTTAAAATAGCGTCCGTTCTGAATATATTGGAAAAACCGTTGGCataaattttgaagaattccgaatttgaaccaaacatttttttttcatttctttttttcataacttcttCACGAATTACTTATTCTAATGCAATAAAGGCAACACTACCGCtgggtatataattttttaaatgaatctcAAAAAAGAAAGGGGAAAAGAGGTGTTTGAATCAACGTGTCATTTTTTGTCATCTTTGTCGAAATGCTACTGTGGAATGATAACATTTTAATGCCAACACTACATCATGAGAATACCAATTCCAATTCGTAGATGAAAAACATTAATAGATTTAAGAGAAGTTTTGAATTCACAATTGATCTTACTTGATCATGTCTTTGATTCAAATATGGCCatattgaataaattattcttttattcaacagtaaaaatttgttttgtttaaccacagtgtttttttttcttcaaatatggATAAGTCATTAAAACCATACTTACGTGcgtcaaaaacataaaattaggtTTTAAGTGTTTTATAATTGTATATATTATTGAATATTTCTTCATGATGTGACCTTAAGCTTAGACGTTAGAAACACAAACATTTCATAATTTACTACTTCAAGAACCATTTCATTTCGGTTCCAGAGTTGATTTACCAattggaacttttttttagcttatATACTGCGAACTGAACCTTTAGACAAATTTGTAATATCAACATAATTTTGTACAACAAATCagtgattaaattttttaacat includes the following:
- the LOC129915736 gene encoding carbonic anhydrase 2 produces the protein MVQNIMLFGYSKKISVKCVLIIQVILLSLSKGANSHFGYSESNQRRWGKHHGHCFGKLQSPISIQHSKSVPLHMPAIDLIGYHNLLAHPLKLMNNGHTVSVTIPKFSKEDIEGGEFNPYIRGGKLPGVFEVEGVHFHWGDRNNRGAEHVINDIRYTMEMHIVHRNKKYEKLADALEQKDGAAVLGFFFTLDDSDHEGLAAINKYLPLIENSNESVYMNSTFTLSSLLSHIDLDKFYTYKGSLTTPPCSEAITWVLYPEPLPISSKQISRFRQLQDSIDGALVDNYRSLQPIGNRRVFVRSVNVHHTQLSKLENEVSYKKWDWFF